The DNA region TGGAGACGAAAGCCACTGCGGATAAGAAAGCGCCGCAGACTCCGCCCGAACCTGCTTCAACAAAACAGGCATCTCCTACGATGTGGCATGGCACCAAGAAGCCGCGCCCCAAGGCATTGACCGGCAGTACCTTCAACATCGATACGCCCGTCGGCAAGACGTTCGTCACGATCAACGAAAACGGCGGTGACCAGCCCTTCGAGACCTTCGTCAACACTGCCAAGGCTGGCTCCGAGACGGCGGCGGTCTCCGAAGCGATCGGACGCTTGATCTCGTACATTTTGCGCATGGCGTCGCCGGTTGCCCCGTTGGACAGGCTGCGCGAAGTCGTCATTCAACTGATCGGCATCGGCGGCGGACGTTCGCTCGGCTTCGGTCCCAACCGTGTGCGCTCCCTGCCGGACGGCATCGGTCAGGTCTTGGACCAGTACCTGCGCGAAAAGGACGGCACATTTGTGGAAGAAGTGAAGTCGGGCGGCAACGGCAATGGCGCACACAATGAGCCTGCCGCACCGGCAATGAAGATCGGTGACCTGTGCCCCGAGTGCGGTGAAGCGGCGGTGGTGAACGAAGAAGGCTGCCGCAAGTGCTACGCCTGCGGGTATAGTGAGTGTTAGTGCGTTAGAAGGATTGGAAAGTTGTAGGGGCGGGGCTTGTGCCACGAAGTGGTATCATCCCGCCCCTTTTGGAAGAGATATGCTGAAAGTGACGGTGGAGTCAGATGGGGAAGTGTGTTGAGCCTGATAAGAGAGTGAAAAGTATTTCCTAATTAAGAGGGTTCAGGGTAAAATTCTTTATGGAAATTAAAAACCTGTTTACGTTGTTGCAAAAAGATGGGATTAAGGACAATGACTGAGGATAAATTTAAAATCCAATTCCTAACACAGAAAAATCAAACAATCTCCAATTTAGTAAATATTTGTTACTCTAATTTGAAGGCGTCAAATAAAGAAACAATAATTGCTAAACCTGTAGAAGATGCTATTCAATCACAGTATCCATCTTATGATGAACAAATAGATTATGCTGAGACTGATGAAGACGTTTCAGGAATTAATTCTCAAATCCTTGCCTATCCATTCTCGCAAACAAAGCGAGTAATAAAAAATTTAGTTATTGCTGTGGATAGTGGAGTAATCCCTCTAGGGTACCTAGTAGGTGGTGGCGCAGCTTTTGCTCTCCGTGGCTCGGCTGTTGTGTATGATGGTGACGGAAAAAAAGGCATTTTGATGGTGCTTTTATATAATAGTGGGACTCTTGTAGTAAACAACGATAACAAGGCACTTATTTTTAGATATTTAGGTGAAAGACTAGGGAAACCAGATTTATATGTTCGGAAAGTAGACGGAAAACTAATACCAAATCCCTCATCTGTTGATACGCCAAATCAAATTCGAGATAGGTGTAGAAGTTTTCTTGAAAGAATTATTCAAGAAGAAGCTATTGGCATTTTATCTGCAAATGATGGAGGGATATTACTTATTGACGGTGCTTTAGCTTATAGTTTTGATACCCCCAGGGAATATCTTGATAAAATGTTGAAATCTTGTCGAGATAAAAAAATTGATGTCTGTGCAATTAGTAAACGTTCTCGAATAACTATTGGTGGAATACCTATAGATTCTATTTTTGACGCACATCCCTCATTTGTTGGTTATGCTCCTCTTATGAAAGTTTTGGAAAAAGAACGTAGTCGATTGGATGAA from Anaerolineales bacterium includes:
- a CDS encoding DNA double-strand break repair nuclease NurA, translating into MTEDKFKIQFLTQKNQTISNLVNICYSNLKASNKETIIAKPVEDAIQSQYPSYDEQIDYAETDEDVSGINSQILAYPFSQTKRVIKNLVIAVDSGVIPLGYLVGGGAAFALRGSAVVYDGDGKKGILMVLLYNSGTLVVNNDNKALIFRYLGERLGKPDLYVRKVDGKLIPNPSSVDTPNQIRDRCRSFLERIIQEEAIGILSANDGGILLIDGALAYSFDTPREYLDKMLKSCRDKKIDVCAISKRSRITIGGIPIDSIFDAHPSFVGYAPLMKVLEKERSRLDELKMRSAGDLTAGTEIFAARFGFGPPGLTFRVDVSKTFGSSDADVINDVYSKCLITGGYPKPLIDAHHYSTFLSGDVLNLQADLVARTGYKIKEEPSMGVLFQPFGAFGK